From Oenococcus sicerae, the proteins below share one genomic window:
- a CDS encoding bifunctional UDP-N-acetylglucosamine diphosphorylase/glucosamine-1-phosphate N-acetyltransferase GlmU: MSEIDVVILAAGKGSRMKDNLPKPLHKVAGLQMLEWVCRAVRKIEPKNIIAVQAPNEDFSSYVDETVVQNEQLGSANALQTAFSKVQAEKIIVINADMPLMTDQSLMDLVNTGEGFDAAVLATTLKTPFGYGRIIPIGDREVVEQIVEEKDATVEQRTIKLVNSGVYLFKTDYIKRAIEAVKTDNAQNEYYLTDALAGAKIVQARDWRDLLGVNTQQQLAAVNKIARKRINNQLMTNGVTMVDPATTYIDANVVIGTGTIIKPGTVIEHDSVIGADNEIGPYAHLREKTVTGIDVHIGNFVETKNARIGDHTHIGHLTYVGDAEVGQAVNIGAGTIFVNYDGKNKHMTQVGDRAFIGSNSKLVAPVTIAAEAITAAGSTITDDVPKHTLAIARQRQTNKADFWKRMPHEDFALNYDKKNQ; encoded by the coding sequence TTGTCAGAAATTGATGTTGTTATTTTAGCTGCCGGCAAGGGCAGTCGAATGAAAGATAATCTGCCTAAACCGCTGCATAAAGTTGCTGGTTTGCAAATGCTTGAATGGGTTTGTCGGGCGGTTCGCAAGATCGAACCAAAAAATATTATCGCTGTACAGGCACCGAATGAAGATTTTTCTTCCTATGTTGATGAAACGGTCGTTCAAAATGAACAGCTGGGCTCCGCTAATGCCTTGCAAACGGCTTTTTCCAAGGTACAAGCTGAAAAAATTATTGTCATCAATGCAGATATGCCTTTAATGACTGACCAAAGTCTTATGGACTTGGTCAATACTGGTGAAGGGTTTGACGCAGCTGTTTTAGCAACCACTTTGAAGACACCTTTTGGTTACGGCCGTATTATTCCGATTGGTGATCGGGAAGTTGTCGAACAAATTGTTGAGGAAAAAGATGCAACTGTAGAGCAGCGCACGATAAAACTAGTCAACTCAGGTGTTTATCTTTTTAAAACTGATTATATTAAAAGGGCGATCGAAGCTGTCAAGACGGACAATGCTCAAAATGAATATTACCTGACCGATGCCTTGGCAGGTGCGAAAATTGTGCAGGCGCGTGATTGGCGGGATCTGTTAGGCGTTAATACACAGCAGCAGTTAGCGGCCGTTAATAAAATTGCTAGAAAACGTATCAACAATCAACTGATGACCAACGGTGTCACGATGGTTGATCCAGCAACGACTTATATTGATGCCAATGTGGTTATTGGTACTGGCACGATTATCAAACCTGGTACTGTGATTGAACATGATTCTGTCATTGGTGCCGATAACGAGATCGGACCTTACGCGCATTTACGTGAAAAGACAGTCACAGGGATCGATGTTCATATTGGTAATTTTGTCGAAACAAAAAATGCTCGGATCGGTGATCACACACATATTGGCCATTTAACATATGTTGGGGATGCTGAGGTTGGCCAAGCAGTCAACATTGGTGCTGGCACGATTTTTGTCAATTATGATGGTAAAAATAAGCATATGACGCAGGTTGGCGATCGGGCTTTCATTGGCAGCAACAGCAAACTGGTAGCGCCCGTGACGATCGCAGCTGAAGCGATCACAGCCGCAGGATCAACGATCACAGACGATGTACCCAAACACACATTGGCGATCGCTCGCCAAAGACAAACAAATAAAGCCGATTTTTGGAAACGCATGCCGCACGAAGATTTCGCGCTCAATTACGATAAAAAAAATCAGTGA
- the purR gene encoding pur operon repressor — MKTPRAERLVDMTHYLIERPRTLVPLTFFANRYSSAKSSISEDLTILKKTLKERGVGLLETIPGAAGGAKFYPYILEREADEFVNDMLKQVNDETRVLPGGYVYLSDLLGQPAILRQVGRLIATEYLNTKIEAVMTAATKGVPLAAAVAEQLNVPFVIVRSGENKVTEGPTVSVNYLTGSSKHVEKMELSRRSLPTGLNILIVDDFMKAGGTINGMKTLAKEFESDVKGVAVFAEGRANERQVNDFTSLLHVDTNLDSGEVIKVQLGNYKENIFRGRENKIVRN; from the coding sequence ATGAAAACACCTCGTGCTGAACGTTTAGTTGATATGACCCATTATCTGATAGAAAGGCCGCGGACCTTGGTGCCGCTGACTTTTTTTGCTAATCGCTATTCGTCGGCGAAATCATCTATTTCAGAAGATCTGACGATCCTAAAAAAAACCTTAAAAGAACGCGGTGTCGGTCTACTAGAGACGATTCCTGGTGCAGCCGGCGGTGCTAAATTTTATCCATATATTTTGGAACGTGAAGCAGATGAATTTGTTAATGACATGCTCAAACAAGTCAATGATGAAACACGTGTTCTGCCGGGCGGTTATGTTTATTTGTCCGATTTATTAGGCCAGCCTGCCATTCTACGCCAAGTTGGTCGTTTGATCGCGACTGAATATTTAAATACGAAGATCGAAGCTGTCATGACAGCAGCCACCAAAGGAGTTCCTTTAGCAGCTGCAGTAGCCGAGCAGTTAAATGTTCCTTTTGTGATTGTCCGTTCGGGCGAAAACAAAGTGACCGAAGGACCGACCGTTTCTGTAAATTATTTGACGGGTTCATCCAAACATGTTGAAAAAATGGAATTATCCCGTCGTAGTCTGCCAACTGGCTTAAATATTTTAATTGTGGATGATTTCATGAAAGCGGGCGGCACGATCAACGGCATGAAGACTTTAGCTAAAGAATTCGAATCAGATGTCAAAGGAGTCGCTGTTTTCGCTGAAGGGCGGGCAAATGAACGCCAAGTCAATGACTTCACTTCTTTGCTGCACGTTGATACGAATCTCGATTCTGGTGAGGTGATCAAAGTACAATTAGGAAATTATAAAGAAAATATTTTTCGTGGAAGGGAAAACAAGATTGTCAGAAATTGA
- a CDS encoding aspartate kinase — translation MKIVKFGGSSLATGTQISKVIKIIQSDPQRRVIVVSAPGKRFKKDIKITDLLLQLAQAVIDQQETADIYKQIFLRYAEIADFFKLPKEVMQDLKKHLRSIAAGSYPSEDFLKAAFSAQGEFLSASLITQILNKIGMKARRLTPKEVGLTVTDQARNAQILPGSYAKIAQTKIQQDEVIVFPGFFGLTKNDLINTFSRGGSDITGAILARGFAADLYENFTDVDSIYTVNPNLVDDPAPIKEMTYDEMRELSYAGFSVFHDEAILPAIQGNIPINVKNTNHPEALGTMIVPQDQISHKNRITGIASADHFQVLYLHRYLVNREVGFTAKILQILADLNISYEHMPSGIDDLTIILDKNQLTDGRKEKLTQRIKDEIKPDVLQWRNSYSIIMVVGEGLVNRVGAMSDIVDPLRKANISLTMVNQGSSEISIMLGVRPEDADRAVQAIYNAHFDHGHAKKED, via the coding sequence ATGAAAATTGTCAAATTTGGTGGGAGTTCACTTGCGACAGGCACCCAGATCAGCAAAGTTATCAAGATCATTCAAAGCGATCCGCAACGACGCGTGATCGTCGTTTCCGCACCAGGAAAACGCTTTAAAAAAGATATCAAAATCACAGATCTGCTGCTGCAATTGGCACAGGCTGTCATTGATCAGCAAGAAACTGCAGATATTTATAAGCAGATCTTTTTGCGTTATGCAGAAATTGCTGATTTCTTCAAACTGCCAAAAGAAGTCATGCAGGATCTAAAAAAACATCTGCGTTCAATCGCAGCTGGCAGCTACCCCTCTGAAGATTTTTTAAAAGCCGCTTTTTCCGCTCAAGGCGAATTTTTGTCAGCTAGTCTGATCACGCAAATACTTAATAAAATCGGCATGAAGGCCCGGCGGCTGACGCCCAAAGAAGTGGGGCTGACCGTCACAGACCAAGCACGCAATGCTCAAATTTTACCCGGATCATATGCTAAAATCGCGCAAACAAAGATCCAGCAGGACGAAGTGATCGTTTTCCCCGGGTTTTTTGGTCTTACGAAAAATGATCTGATCAATACATTCTCGCGCGGCGGCTCCGATATTACAGGTGCGATCTTAGCACGAGGTTTTGCTGCTGATCTCTATGAAAATTTTACGGATGTTGACTCCATTTATACGGTCAATCCTAATCTAGTTGATGATCCAGCGCCGATCAAAGAAATGACTTACGATGAAATGCGTGAATTAAGCTATGCTGGTTTTTCCGTTTTCCATGACGAAGCAATTCTGCCGGCTATTCAGGGCAACATTCCGATCAATGTTAAAAATACGAATCATCCAGAAGCTTTAGGCACAATGATCGTGCCTCAGGATCAGATCTCACATAAAAATCGTATTACAGGCATCGCCAGCGCAGACCATTTTCAAGTTTTGTATCTGCACCGCTACTTGGTCAATCGCGAAGTTGGTTTTACAGCAAAAATTTTGCAGATCTTGGCAGATTTAAATATTTCCTATGAACATATGCCATCAGGAATTGATGATCTCACGATTATTTTGGATAAAAATCAGCTGACTGATGGTCGCAAAGAAAAGCTAACGCAGCGTATCAAAGATGAAATCAAGCCCGATGTGCTGCAATGGCGCAATAGTTACTCAATCATCATGGTCGTGGGCGAAGGGCTGGTCAATCGTGTCGGTGCAATGTCAGATATCGTTGATCCGCTGCGAAAAGCCAATATTTCTTTGACCATGGTCAACCAAGGATCCTCTGAAATTTCAATCATGCTAGGTGTGCGTCCAGAGGATGCGGACCGTGCGGTACAGGCGATCTATAATGCTCATTTTGATCACGGCCACGCTAAAAAAGAAGACTAA
- the thrC gene encoding threonine synthase — protein MKFQSTRGKAPLVSGLQALMNGLAPDGGLYVPAVFPKLDFDWERLKDASYVAIGTQVLSLFFDEFSEAEITNFLTEAYENFDYPQKVKIQELDSRKDLLELFHGPTLAFKDMALSLLPYLLTAAIQKTQHKETLVILTATSGDTGGAALNGFNNVTQTKIVVYYPSVGVSKLQRQQMTTASGKNTHVVAVTGNFDDAQKAVKQLLIDQELIQRMQARSLRFSSANSINIGRLAAQVVYYVYAYAQLVQKGRLKAGQTLDVTVPTGNFGDILAAYWAKKMGLPLGKLTVASNANHVLTDFFASGIYQADRDFKVTSSPAMDILVSSNLERLLFDLAGADSVAGWMKDLAEKQTYEIDDKTLAKLQKQFNAAFCDSAQTSQTIKKIFTENNYLLDPHTAVAVAVNENFPSPDQQLIVSTASPFKFAETVLTALGQTAAADPELNLNKLSQFSKQAVPAAIADLFTKKPVHTQKLAIKDLRADLIETLGL, from the coding sequence ATGAAATTTCAAAGTACACGCGGTAAGGCACCGCTCGTAAGCGGCTTGCAGGCTTTAATGAATGGGTTGGCTCCGGATGGCGGTTTGTATGTGCCGGCTGTTTTTCCTAAGCTTGATTTCGATTGGGAAAGATTAAAAGATGCCAGTTATGTTGCGATCGGAACGCAAGTTTTGTCGCTTTTCTTTGATGAATTTTCCGAGGCCGAGATCACAAATTTTTTGACGGAGGCATACGAAAATTTCGATTATCCGCAAAAGGTCAAGATCCAAGAGCTGGACAGCCGCAAGGATCTGCTGGAGCTGTTTCATGGGCCGACTCTGGCTTTTAAAGACATGGCTTTGTCGCTTCTGCCTTATTTATTGACGGCAGCGATTCAAAAAACTCAGCACAAGGAAACATTAGTTATCTTAACAGCTACCTCAGGCGACACGGGCGGAGCGGCCTTAAATGGTTTTAATAATGTGACTCAGACAAAAATTGTCGTTTATTACCCGTCAGTCGGTGTTTCCAAGCTGCAGCGTCAGCAGATGACGACGGCTTCCGGTAAAAATACGCATGTCGTTGCTGTGACGGGCAATTTCGATGATGCCCAAAAGGCTGTGAAACAATTATTGATCGACCAAGAACTGATTCAGCGAATGCAGGCTAGATCCTTGCGCTTTTCTTCAGCTAATTCCATTAATATTGGCCGCTTGGCAGCACAGGTTGTCTATTATGTCTATGCCTATGCTCAATTAGTCCAAAAAGGTCGTTTAAAAGCCGGCCAAACATTAGATGTGACCGTACCGACTGGTAATTTTGGCGATATTTTAGCCGCTTACTGGGCCAAAAAAATGGGTCTGCCTTTAGGAAAATTAACCGTTGCTTCAAACGCTAACCATGTTTTGACTGACTTTTTTGCCAGCGGTATTTATCAAGCCGATCGTGATTTTAAAGTGACCAGCAGTCCCGCGATGGATATTTTAGTTTCCAGCAATTTGGAGCGTCTGCTTTTTGACCTTGCTGGTGCCGATTCTGTTGCCGGTTGGATGAAAGATCTGGCCGAGAAGCAGACATATGAAATTGATGATAAGACGCTGGCTAAATTGCAAAAACAATTCAATGCTGCCTTTTGTGATTCGGCTCAAACCAGTCAAACGATCAAAAAGATCTTCACTGAAAATAACTATCTCTTAGATCCGCACACAGCCGTTGCCGTTGCCGTTAATGAAAATTTCCCCAGTCCTGATCAGCAGTTGATCGTTTCGACAGCCAGTCCTTTTAAATTTGCAGAAACTGTTTTAACTGCATTAGGCCAAACGGCTGCTGCTGATCCAGAGCTGAATTTAAACAAACTATCACAATTCAGCAAACAAGCTGTGCCGGCGGCAATTGCTGATTTGTTTACAAAAAAACCAGTCCATACACAAAAACTGGCTATAAAAGATTTGCGAGCTGATCTGATTGAGACACTTGGCCTTTAG
- a CDS encoding homoserine dehydrogenase — translation MKNYRIGIFGLGTVATGVAKILKEQSHIYAEKFAVSFEIVQVVVHNLDKKRDPKTSGLTISDDPKTILDNPDIDIVIELVGGKTAAKTIIEKSLKAKKHVITANKDLIASQGRKLSRLASENHVGLFYEAAVAGGIPILRALSTSLASDDIEQINGIINGTSNFILSQMRQKQMSYHDALTLAQEKGFAEADPTNDVDGIDAAYKLQILADFAFGKQINQKDIQMGGIRTITQTDLQDVAELGYEIKLLANATIIANKLALSVEPTLVPKDHPLASVQNENNAVFVTGKYAGGLMFYGPGAGEFPTANSVVADLLSLVNSGDRPAVFNSHPDSEVSLAGPKDRIASRYIVLTVTNRPGAMHKLSAFFLMSNINFRNIRQYDPIGETTRVVIITYPASDAQLNPVKTTIKQARGVKIIHEFKLLIEPKGGQRD, via the coding sequence ATGAAAAACTATCGAATTGGTATTTTTGGTTTGGGAACTGTTGCGACCGGTGTTGCCAAAATTCTCAAAGAACAAAGTCATATATATGCAGAAAAATTCGCCGTCAGTTTCGAAATTGTACAAGTGGTTGTCCATAATCTTGATAAAAAACGCGATCCAAAAACCAGCGGTCTAACTATTTCAGATGATCCTAAAACAATTCTCGACAATCCGGACATTGATATCGTGATCGAGCTGGTCGGCGGCAAAACAGCAGCCAAAACAATTATCGAAAAATCGTTAAAAGCAAAAAAACACGTGATCACAGCCAACAAAGACCTGATCGCCAGTCAAGGACGCAAATTAAGTCGATTGGCAAGCGAAAATCATGTTGGTCTCTTCTATGAAGCAGCCGTTGCTGGCGGTATCCCGATTCTGCGGGCCCTTTCCACTAGCTTGGCTTCTGATGATATCGAGCAGATCAATGGCATTATCAACGGCACTTCGAATTTTATTCTGTCGCAAATGCGCCAAAAGCAAATGTCTTACCATGACGCTTTAACGTTGGCACAAGAAAAAGGTTTTGCTGAAGCCGATCCAACCAACGATGTTGATGGTATTGATGCTGCCTATAAATTGCAAATTTTAGCTGATTTTGCTTTCGGCAAACAAATCAATCAGAAGGATATTCAAATGGGCGGTATCCGCACGATCACACAAACCGATCTGCAAGATGTAGCTGAACTCGGTTATGAGATCAAGCTATTGGCCAACGCAACGATTATTGCTAACAAACTCGCATTATCAGTCGAACCGACACTCGTGCCAAAAGATCATCCGCTAGCATCAGTTCAAAACGAAAATAACGCTGTTTTCGTGACGGGCAAATACGCTGGCGGTTTAATGTTTTATGGACCAGGTGCTGGTGAATTTCCGACTGCCAACTCCGTTGTAGCTGATCTTTTATCCTTGGTTAACAGTGGCGACCGGCCAGCTGTTTTTAATTCACATCCTGATTCAGAAGTTTCATTAGCCGGTCCCAAAGATCGCATTGCCAGTCGTTATATTGTTTTGACCGTCACCAATCGTCCTGGCGCCATGCATAAATTGTCGGCTTTCTTTTTGATGAGCAATATTAATTTTCGAAATATTCGTCAGTATGATCCAATCGGTGAAACAACAAGAGTCGTCATTATTACCTACCCCGCCTCTGACGCACAATTGAATCCAGTCAAGACAACCATCAAACAAGCACGCGGTGTCAAAATCATTCACGAATTCAAATTGCTGATCGAACCAAAAGGCGGCCAACGTGACTGA
- the thrB gene encoding homoserine kinase: MTEIIVPATSANMGPGFDSLGLSVNLFLKIKIGPKSDQWFVHHPFGKEVPSDEQNMIVLSALTVDPNIHPREIFVRSDIPLARGLGSSSSAIVGGLLLGNTLSGSVELSKQQILDRAVKIEGHPDNVAPAIFGGIVIGGPNPIKDDDFWTYQTDSPKNYVPIAVIPHRQLATSASRSALPKVLDRHIAIKVSAQSNLLVASIFKQDWQKTCQLLEVDQFHEPYRLKLVPELKIVRSICHAHNIFGSYLSGAGTTIMIMTKKDQADLLLDQLKKSPSLADCDIAALAFDSLGSRILA; the protein is encoded by the coding sequence GTGACTGAAATTATTGTGCCAGCTACCAGTGCCAACATGGGTCCTGGATTCGACTCGCTTGGTTTGTCTGTCAACTTGTTTTTAAAAATCAAAATCGGTCCCAAAAGCGATCAATGGTTCGTACATCATCCTTTTGGCAAAGAAGTTCCTAGCGATGAACAAAATATGATCGTTTTATCAGCCTTGACGGTCGACCCGAATATTCATCCGCGAGAAATTTTTGTTCGTTCCGATATTCCTTTAGCACGCGGTTTAGGCTCCTCCTCTTCAGCGATCGTTGGCGGTCTCTTGCTAGGAAATACATTGTCTGGATCTGTGGAATTAAGCAAACAGCAGATTCTCGATCGCGCTGTCAAAATCGAAGGTCATCCAGATAACGTTGCGCCGGCTATTTTCGGCGGAATCGTCATTGGCGGTCCTAATCCGATCAAAGATGATGATTTTTGGACCTATCAGACTGACAGCCCCAAAAATTATGTGCCGATCGCAGTTATTCCACACCGTCAACTTGCGACCAGCGCCTCAAGAAGTGCGCTGCCCAAAGTTCTCGATCGGCACATCGCTATCAAAGTCAGTGCTCAAAGCAACCTGCTTGTTGCTTCAATTTTTAAACAAGACTGGCAAAAGACCTGTCAGCTCTTAGAAGTCGATCAATTTCATGAACCCTATCGATTAAAATTAGTGCCTGAATTAAAAATTGTGCGCAGTATTTGTCATGCGCACAATATCTTTGGCAGCTATTTGTCAGGTGCTGGGACGACGATCATGATTATGACAAAAAAAGACCAAGCCGACTTGCTGCTTGACCAATTAAAAAAATCGCCTTCCTTGGCTGATTGTGACATTGCAGCTCTGGCTTTTGACTCACTGGGTTCGAGAATTTTAGCGTAA
- a CDS encoding Veg family protein, giving the protein MPEVLQNIKDNLDEKLGSPITVIAQAGRKKTTTRQGVLVETYPSLFVVELDQAEGTFERVSYSYTDILTKNIDVNFGRQAKTA; this is encoded by the coding sequence ATGCCAGAAGTATTACAGAATATTAAAGACAATCTTGATGAAAAGCTCGGTAGCCCGATTACCGTGATTGCTCAAGCGGGTCGCAAAAAAACCACTACTCGCCAAGGTGTATTGGTAGAAACCTATCCGTCTTTGTTCGTTGTCGAATTGGACCAAGCCGAAGGAACCTTTGAACGTGTTTCATATAGCTACACAGATATCCTAACTAAAAATATTGATGTTAATTTTGGACGTCAAGCAAAGACAGCTTAA
- the rsmA gene encoding 16S rRNA (adenine(1518)-N(6)/adenine(1519)-N(6))-dimethyltransferase RsmA yields the protein MTDIPAIGSPTRTQAILNQYNLHASKRFGQNFLTDLSVLQDIVQGAEIGPEDTVIEIGPGIGSLTEQLAKVAARVVAYEIDKKLIPILAETLASYDNIQVINQDILKTDFGIYAGTKSLKIVANLPYYITTPILFYLLNSDLNFRSITVMMQKEVAARLQAGVGSKEYGELSLAIQYKMRVHIIQQVPRTAFLPSPNVDSAVVSLTPKADFQPFEYEKNLFSIIKAGFAHRRKSLVNNLLYRFGRSDENRAKIERSIIATGLDLNVRGERLTLGNYEQLVENLHQNDTFSEK from the coding sequence TTGACTGATATTCCGGCAATTGGAAGTCCTACAAGAACGCAGGCGATTTTAAATCAATATAATTTGCATGCTAGCAAACGTTTTGGCCAGAATTTTTTGACCGATCTAAGTGTTTTGCAAGATATTGTGCAAGGCGCTGAGATTGGTCCTGAAGATACTGTGATCGAGATCGGCCCGGGCATTGGCTCTTTGACCGAACAACTCGCTAAAGTCGCTGCTAGGGTCGTGGCCTATGAAATTGATAAAAAGTTGATACCGATCTTAGCGGAAACGCTGGCTTCTTATGACAATATTCAAGTTATTAATCAGGATATTTTGAAGACAGACTTTGGCATTTATGCTGGGACAAAATCTTTGAAAATAGTTGCTAATCTGCCTTATTATATTACGACGCCGATTCTATTTTACTTGCTGAACAGTGACTTGAATTTTCGCTCAATTACAGTGATGATGCAAAAAGAGGTCGCGGCACGTCTGCAAGCTGGTGTTGGCAGCAAAGAGTATGGCGAGTTAAGTTTGGCGATCCAATATAAAATGCGGGTTCATATTATCCAACAGGTGCCTAGGACAGCTTTCCTGCCATCGCCAAATGTGGATTCGGCTGTGGTTTCTTTAACGCCGAAAGCAGATTTCCAGCCTTTTGAATATGAAAAAAATCTTTTTTCGATCATAAAAGCCGGCTTTGCTCATCGTCGCAAATCGCTTGTCAATAATTTGCTCTATCGTTTTGGTCGAAGTGATGAAAATCGAGCCAAAATCGAACGTTCGATCATAGCAACTGGGTTGGATTTAAATGTCCGTGGGGAACGTTTGACTCTTGGAAATTACGAACAATTAGTCGAAAATTTGCATCAAAATGATACTTTTTCGGAAAAATAA
- the rnmV gene encoding ribonuclease M5, which produces MAEKLSQVIFVVEGKDDTARLRVAFGEFVQTIETGGSKISSAVLDLIAKAEEKHDIILLTDPDFQGERIRKIVLKRVPNVKQIFLNKADGRPHHKGSLGVEHADPDLLRQLLGKFVKENASTSDIMREDLSRLGLIDAQGSAVLREKLAKKCHLGQVNGKQLLKRLRLFGITKKELKEAMKDID; this is translated from the coding sequence ATGGCCGAAAAACTAAGCCAGGTGATTTTTGTCGTTGAAGGCAAAGATGATACGGCACGTTTGCGCGTTGCTTTTGGTGAATTTGTCCAGACGATCGAGACAGGTGGATCAAAAATCTCTTCTGCTGTTTTGGATTTGATTGCCAAAGCTGAGGAAAAACACGATATCATTCTGTTGACTGACCCAGATTTTCAAGGTGAGCGGATCAGGAAAATTGTTTTAAAACGTGTACCGAATGTCAAACAAATTTTTCTAAATAAAGCTGACGGCCGGCCTCATCACAAAGGATCTCTGGGTGTTGAACATGCTGATCCAGATCTTTTAAGACAATTATTAGGGAAATTTGTCAAAGAAAATGCCTCGACTTCTGATATTATGCGTGAAGATCTGAGCCGACTGGGGCTGATCGATGCTCAAGGATCGGCTGTTTTAAGAGAAAAGCTCGCAAAGAAATGTCATTTAGGCCAAGTAAACGGCAAACAGCTATTAAAAAGACTCCGGCTGTTTGGTATCACAAAAAAAGAATTGAAAGAAGCGATGAAAGACATTGACTGA